The following proteins come from a genomic window of Paenibacillus sp. CAA11:
- a CDS encoding NAD-dependent malic enzyme, which translates to MKTFVEREGVLATPLRGKDILSNPILNKGVAFTVEERKELKLNGILPPMVLSIEEQAHRAYEELNKEPSNLRKNIMLNDLYNRNVVLYYRVLTDHLSELLPIVYTPTVGQAIQEYSHHYHKPGGIYLSIDNIDGIEEAFLNSGVGSSDIDLIVATDSESILGIGDWGVGGINIAIGKLAVYTAAAGIDPSRVLPVILDAGTNNKKLLEDPLYIGTRHERVRGERYEHFIDAYVSTAQRLFPNALLHWEDFGNVNARHIINKYGNKVLTFNDDIQGTGAVTLAAIMSGVKISGTPLRDHRVLVFGPGAAGIGNADQIKDAMINEGLSDAEAKGRFWAYDYRGLLTDTTEGVLDFQKPYVRRAEEIQDWAKDKDGKVSLLEVIRQVKPTIMIGTSGVSGAFSEEIVREMAEHVERPIIMPMSNPTELAEALPADLLHWTNGKALIATGSPFEPVEYNGVTYEIGQSNNAFVFPGLGLGAIVVKAKVFTKNMFTSAAKAVANAIDSSEPGSPLLPRVKDLQSVSLAVAVAVAKAAIEDGVANHIPADVEQAVKDTIWQPVYKTIKANV; encoded by the coding sequence ATGAAAACATTTGTCGAACGCGAAGGAGTACTAGCTACTCCATTAAGAGGTAAGGACATCTTGTCCAACCCGATACTCAATAAAGGGGTCGCTTTTACTGTTGAAGAGCGCAAGGAGCTAAAGCTGAATGGTATTCTTCCCCCTATGGTGCTTAGCATCGAGGAACAGGCACACCGAGCTTATGAGGAGCTTAACAAGGAACCCAGCAACCTACGCAAAAATATAATGCTGAACGATTTGTACAACCGCAATGTGGTGCTGTACTACCGTGTGCTTACTGATCACCTCAGCGAGCTCCTTCCGATTGTCTACACACCAACGGTTGGACAAGCCATTCAGGAATACAGTCATCATTACCATAAACCCGGCGGTATTTACCTTTCTATTGATAATATTGATGGAATTGAAGAAGCCTTCTTGAATAGCGGTGTCGGCTCAAGCGACATTGACCTGATCGTGGCTACAGACTCTGAGAGCATTCTTGGTATTGGCGATTGGGGTGTCGGGGGAATCAATATTGCCATTGGCAAACTGGCCGTCTACACAGCAGCTGCTGGTATCGATCCAAGCCGGGTTCTACCGGTCATCTTGGATGCTGGTACCAATAATAAGAAGCTGCTCGAAGATCCTTTGTATATCGGCACACGTCATGAACGTGTTCGGGGAGAGCGCTATGAGCACTTCATCGATGCCTATGTTTCAACAGCGCAAAGACTCTTTCCGAACGCACTGCTGCACTGGGAGGACTTTGGCAACGTCAATGCCAGACATATTATTAACAAATACGGCAACAAGGTCCTAACCTTCAACGACGATATCCAAGGTACAGGAGCGGTTACCCTGGCAGCGATCATGTCCGGAGTTAAAATCAGCGGCACACCGCTTAGAGATCATCGCGTTTTGGTGTTCGGTCCAGGCGCTGCCGGAATCGGCAATGCAGATCAGATCAAAGATGCCATGATCAATGAAGGCTTATCGGACGCGGAGGCGAAAGGGCGCTTCTGGGCCTATGATTACCGCGGATTGCTTACGGATACAACTGAGGGCGTTCTTGACTTCCAGAAGCCTTATGTTCGTCGTGCGGAAGAAATCCAAGACTGGGCCAAGGATAAGGACGGCAAAGTGTCGCTGCTGGAAGTCATCAGACAGGTCAAACCGACGATCATGATCGGAACTTCCGGGGTATCCGGTGCTTTCAGCGAAGAGATTGTTCGCGAAATGGCTGAGCATGTTGAACGTCCAATTATTATGCCCATGTCCAATCCTACAGAACTTGCTGAAGCTCTTCCGGCTGATCTCCTTCACTGGACGAACGGCAAAGCACTGATCGCCACCGGTAGTCCGTTTGAGCCAGTTGAATATAACGGGGTCACTTACGAGATTGGTCAGTCCAATAATGCGTTTGTCTTCCCGGGCCTCGGTTTGGGGGCTATCGTGGTAAAAGCCAAGGTCTTTACTAAAAACATGTTCACATCTGCTGCCAAAGCAGTCGCGAACGCCATTGACTCTTCCGAACCAGGTTCACCGCTACTACCTCGTGTTAAAGATTTACAATCCGTATCGCTTGCCGTTGCGGTGGCAGTTGCAAAAGCTGCGATTGAAGACGGCGTAGCAAACCATATTCCAGCCGACGTAGAGCAGGCTGTAAAAGATACCATATGGCAACCAGTATACAAAACAATAAAGGCCAACGTGTAA
- a CDS encoding NCS2 family permease — protein MERFFKLKANGTTVRTEIMAGITTFMAMAYILSVNPNTLTAFGQIEMGWYSVFLATALAAGIFTIAMGLFINFPVALAPGMGLNAYFASVILASATTDHPFTWQMGLTAVFISGLIFILLTVTRVRQILLVAVPDGLKHAITVGIGMFITIIGLKNSGLMTVGVEAGSDIPAHKLTDVLSFETVIHLGSLENTNVQLALIGLILISILMVLRVKGAILFGILGTTVIAMLMGAVDFSTLTSKDAHWVPDFSQMNFMSFDWDGILHTGIISAIATFTFVELFDTFGTLVGTAQRAGIMDNPEEGRKRVGKAMFVDAVAVAGGAVLGTSTTTAFVESTAGVAEGGRTGLTAVTTGACFLLALFLAPIAALIPGSATAAALIIVGVLMAQSLRNIDFQDMVVAIPSFLTFAIMPFTYNIANGISFGIVSYVILAVVANMISNKTGKKYEIHWMMWVLAVLVILRYALVGSQG, from the coding sequence TTGGAGCGGTTTTTTAAACTCAAGGCAAATGGAACTACAGTGCGCACCGAAATTATGGCCGGTATTACCACATTTATGGCCATGGCGTACATTCTCTCCGTCAATCCGAATACGCTGACTGCATTTGGCCAGATTGAGATGGGCTGGTATTCCGTTTTCCTGGCAACTGCACTGGCAGCAGGGATTTTTACTATCGCTATGGGCTTGTTCATTAACTTCCCTGTAGCTCTGGCACCGGGCATGGGGCTTAACGCATACTTTGCTTCTGTCATTCTGGCATCTGCCACTACGGATCATCCGTTTACCTGGCAAATGGGCTTAACTGCTGTATTTATCTCTGGCTTGATTTTTATCCTGTTGACAGTAACAAGAGTTCGTCAAATCCTGTTAGTCGCTGTTCCCGACGGCCTTAAACATGCAATCACCGTGGGGATAGGGATGTTCATTACGATTATTGGTTTGAAAAACAGCGGGCTGATGACGGTTGGCGTGGAAGCAGGAAGTGATATTCCAGCTCACAAATTAACAGATGTACTTTCCTTCGAAACAGTAATTCACTTGGGAAGTCTTGAGAACACGAACGTTCAGCTAGCGCTGATCGGCTTGATCCTGATTTCTATATTGATGGTTCTTCGAGTAAAAGGTGCGATTCTATTTGGTATTCTTGGCACTACGGTTATCGCGATGCTCATGGGCGCCGTGGACTTTAGCACTCTGACGAGCAAGGACGCGCACTGGGTACCTGATTTCAGCCAAATGAACTTTATGTCCTTTGATTGGGATGGTATTCTGCATACTGGTATTATCTCGGCGATTGCTACATTTACATTTGTTGAACTCTTCGATACATTTGGAACTCTGGTAGGTACTGCACAGCGTGCAGGTATTATGGACAACCCTGAGGAAGGCCGTAAACGTGTTGGCAAGGCGATGTTTGTAGATGCTGTAGCCGTTGCTGGTGGTGCTGTGCTCGGGACTTCTACAACGACAGCATTTGTTGAAAGTACAGCGGGGGTTGCTGAAGGTGGACGTACAGGCCTAACAGCCGTAACAACAGGCGCTTGTTTCCTGCTTGCGTTGTTCCTTGCACCAATTGCTGCATTGATTCCGGGCTCTGCGACTGCGGCTGCTCTGATCATCGTCGGTGTACTGATGGCACAATCCTTGCGTAATATTGATTTTCAAGATATGGTTGTTGCCATTCCGTCATTCTTGACTTTTGCTATTATGCCTTTCACGTACAACATAGCTAACGGAATCTCCTTCGGGATTGTTTCCTACGTAATTTTGGCTGTGGTGGCGAATATGATCTCCAATAAGACAGGCAAGAAGTATGAAATCCACTGGATGATGTGGGTACTGGCTGTACTTGTTATCCTCCGTTATGCTCTGGTGGGAAGCCAAGGATAA
- a CDS encoding CAP domain-containing protein, which translates to MKHRMIKHWVTGGMAVLLTVGIMLPTSASAASSQTTFNWSTYFQNVNVQQWLQQQQSNWSAGNTQTKKQTQTQTQTQTGKQGTTNSTQNNTTATDKSQFTAEVIRLVNQERAKQGLKALTGDASLNNMALAKAKDMSQNNYFDHTSPTYGSPFDMMKKFNISYNYAGENIAKGQKTPAEVVQAWMNSAGHRANILNANYNLIGVGYYNGYWAQEFVGRS; encoded by the coding sequence ATGAAACACAGAATGATCAAGCATTGGGTTACCGGAGGTATGGCTGTACTATTAACTGTCGGAATCATGCTTCCGACTTCGGCGTCCGCCGCTTCCTCTCAGACTACTTTTAACTGGTCTACGTATTTTCAAAATGTAAATGTACAGCAGTGGCTTCAGCAGCAGCAATCCAACTGGTCTGCAGGGAACACACAGACAAAGAAGCAGACACAGACTCAGACGCAGACCCAGACTGGCAAACAAGGAACAACTAACAGTACACAAAACAACACAACTGCAACAGACAAATCTCAGTTTACTGCCGAGGTTATTCGTCTGGTTAACCAGGAACGGGCTAAGCAAGGACTTAAGGCTTTAACTGGAGACGCGAGCCTTAACAATATGGCATTGGCGAAAGCTAAGGATATGAGCCAGAATAACTACTTTGATCATACGTCTCCCACTTACGGTTCTCCGTTTGACATGATGAAGAAATTTAATATTTCTTATAACTATGCTGGGGAGAACATTGCTAAAGGACAAAAGACACCAGCAGAGGTTGTGCAGGCCTGGATGAACAGTGCAGGTCATAGAGCGAACATCCTGAATGCAAATTACAACCTGATCGGTGTAGGCTACTACAATGGCTATTGGGCACAGGAGTTTGTCGGCAGATCTTAA
- a CDS encoding GlsB/YeaQ/YmgE family stress response membrane protein, protein MSFLWSLIVGGIIGWLAGLIMGRDIPGGIIGNIIAGFVGAWLGGLLLGNWGPEIGDFYIIPALIGAVVLVFIVSLILRSMGRRSNP, encoded by the coding sequence ATGAGTTTCTTGTGGTCTTTGATTGTTGGCGGTATTATTGGATGGCTGGCTGGTTTAATCATGGGTAGAGATATTCCGGGTGGTATTATCGGGAATATCATCGCTGGTTTTGTCGGTGCATGGCTTGGTGGTCTGCTGCTTGGTAATTGGGGACCGGAAATCGGTGACTTCTATATCATTCCAGCCCTGATTGGTGCTGTTGTCCTCGTATTTATCGTCAGCTTGATTCTTCGCTCGATGGGCAGAAGAAGCAATCCTTAA
- a CDS encoding type II asparaginase: protein MNYKKYFAAPLLAATLLGTSVFGSAAGVHAAEPVPGKVLSSTAASSTTEAKNTQLPKIKILATGGTIAGSADSNTAVTGYKAGALGIDTLINAVPEMKGIAEVSGEQIANVGSPDITNEILLKLAKRINTLLASDDVDGVVITHGTDTLEETAYFLNLVIKSDKPVVVVGSMRPATAISADGPFNLYNAVKVAGDKASYGKGVLVMLNDRIGSARYISKTNTTAVDTFKSLEQGYLGAIVGGKVYYYNEPIRKHTTSSVFDISNLDQLPQVDILYEYENNGRYLYDAAVAAGAKGIVVAGSGDGSMSSASSKGASDAAKKGTIIVRSTRVGSGTVSQSADENKDGFVSSDSLNPQKARILLMLALTQTKDPAKIQEFFNEY, encoded by the coding sequence ATGAACTACAAGAAATATTTCGCTGCACCCTTGTTAGCTGCCACTCTGCTTGGTACATCTGTCTTTGGATCTGCAGCCGGTGTTCACGCGGCAGAGCCAGTGCCCGGCAAGGTTCTCTCCTCGACAGCAGCTTCTTCCACTACCGAGGCGAAGAACACTCAGCTCCCCAAAATTAAAATTCTAGCAACCGGCGGCACCATTGCCGGATCCGCAGATTCCAACACCGCAGTCACCGGCTATAAGGCCGGCGCTCTTGGGATTGATACCCTCATCAACGCCGTTCCTGAAATGAAAGGGATCGCAGAGGTCAGTGGAGAACAAATCGCCAATGTAGGAAGCCCTGACATCACGAATGAAATTCTGCTCAAGCTGGCCAAGCGGATCAATACCCTGCTTGCAAGCGACGACGTGGATGGCGTAGTCATCACCCACGGCACAGATACTTTGGAAGAGACAGCTTACTTTCTGAACCTTGTCATTAAAAGCGATAAGCCCGTTGTCGTTGTAGGCTCCATGCGCCCTGCTACCGCCATTAGCGCAGACGGTCCTTTTAACCTTTATAATGCTGTGAAAGTAGCTGGCGACAAAGCATCCTACGGCAAAGGCGTGCTGGTAATGCTGAATGACCGAATTGGATCAGCGCGATATATTAGTAAAACCAATACAACCGCTGTAGACACGTTCAAATCTCTTGAGCAAGGCTATCTTGGTGCTATTGTTGGCGGCAAGGTGTACTATTACAACGAACCAATCCGCAAGCATACAACCTCTTCTGTATTCGACATCTCGAATTTGGATCAGCTTCCACAAGTAGATATTCTGTATGAATATGAAAACAACGGACGCTATCTGTATGATGCTGCAGTTGCTGCAGGTGCCAAGGGAATCGTAGTTGCCGGTTCGGGCGACGGCTCCATGTCGAGCGCTTCTTCTAAGGGCGCAAGCGATGCTGCTAAGAAGGGTACGATTATTGTTCGTTCCACCCGGGTTGGCAGCGGAACCGTTTCTCAGTCAGCTGACGAGAACAAGGACGGCTTTGTCTCCTCAGATTCGCTTAACCCGCAGAAAGCGCGGATTCTGCTTATGCTCGCCCTCACCCAGACCAAAGATCCTGCTAAGATTCAAGAGTTCTTTAACGAATATTAA
- a CDS encoding ketoacyl-ACP synthase III, with the protein MSSIARLSALGAYVPERILTNTDLEKMVDTNDEWIVQRTGIRERRISAEEEFTSHLCIRAVEDLARSYEGTLEDVELILVATTTPDYPFPSVACRVQDHFGLKQAGAVDLNATCAGFTYGLHLANGLISSGLHRKVLVIAGETLTKVTDYTDRSTCILFGDGAGAALVEADPADPGFLAATLGSDGSGGRHVYRAGMAAALDGTVLEGNGKIVQNGREVYKWAVRTVPDGISRLLQAGGLSLHELDWFVPHSANLKMIDSITEKTGIPAERTLTSAEYYGNTSAASIPLSLKLARQEGKLKRGDHLVLFGFGAGLTYAGLLLKWGIDN; encoded by the coding sequence ATGAGTTCAATAGCAAGGTTGAGTGCATTGGGAGCATATGTCCCCGAACGCATTCTCACGAATACGGATCTTGAGAAGATGGTGGATACGAACGATGAATGGATTGTACAGCGGACAGGAATTCGGGAGCGCCGAATTTCGGCAGAGGAAGAGTTCACATCCCATCTCTGTATCCGCGCTGTTGAGGACCTGGCCCGTTCCTATGAAGGAACCCTTGAGGATGTGGAGCTCATTCTCGTGGCTACAACGACTCCCGACTATCCTTTTCCAAGCGTAGCCTGCCGGGTTCAAGATCACTTTGGCCTCAAACAGGCAGGGGCTGTGGACCTCAACGCAACATGTGCCGGATTCACCTATGGGCTGCATTTGGCGAACGGGCTTATCAGCTCCGGTCTACACCGCAAAGTGTTGGTTATTGCTGGAGAGACCCTTACCAAAGTTACAGATTACACGGATCGGAGCACCTGTATTCTATTCGGTGATGGAGCTGGCGCAGCACTCGTAGAAGCAGATCCTGCCGATCCAGGATTTCTTGCTGCTACGCTGGGCAGTGACGGGTCCGGAGGTCGTCATGTCTACCGGGCCGGAATGGCCGCCGCTCTGGATGGTACAGTCCTAGAAGGCAACGGAAAAATTGTGCAGAACGGACGAGAGGTCTATAAATGGGCTGTACGCACCGTACCAGACGGTATTTCCCGTCTGCTGCAAGCTGGCGGATTAAGCCTCCATGAGCTTGATTGGTTCGTTCCTCACAGCGCTAATCTGAAGATGATTGACTCCATCACCGAGAAGACCGGTATTCCTGCCGAGCGCACATTGACCAGTGCGGAATACTACGGGAACACCTCTGCCGCCTCAATCCCTCTCTCCCTGAAGCTTGCACGCCAAGAAGGGAAATTAAAGCGTGGAGACCATCTTGTTCTGTTCGGGTTCGGAGCCGGTCTAACTTATGCCGGACTGTTGCTAAAATGGGGAATAGATAATTAG
- a CDS encoding DNA topoisomerase III codes for MKILVLAEKPSVAREIARVMGSRDKHKSYFEGPRYVVTWALGHLVGLAEPEDYDKKYATWSLEDLPILPGKMKLKVLRETSHQFKAVQQLMRRSDISELIIATDAAREGELLARWVMDMVKWNKPFQRLWISSQTDKAIKEGFASLKPGHQFDRLYESARCRAEADWMVGLNITRALTTKFSAQLSAGRVQTPTLGMIMQREQEITSFRSEEYSQIRADLGGFEAQWRSPQGESRIFDESKAKALQSKLADQTGRVVKLKKTDKSVPHPLAYDLTELQRDANRRLGFSAKQTSNVLQRLYEQHKLVTYPRTDSRYLTSDMIGTLKERLSSVAVGPYAPLARPLLRKDLHVGKRVVDDSKVTDHHAIIPTEQTVLLNALSSDERKLYDLIVRRFISLFYGPAKYDQVAVAVDIAGETFHAKGTTVKDSGWQAVYDGEHLEEEGEDPADEAESTLPELKEGMTLQVKRSRIVPGRTQPPKRYTEAALLSQMEKHGLGTPATRADIIEKLVSSDTIERQGGVLHPTGKGKQLIELAPAELRSPELTAKWEAELERIARGQGKPDPFLRGIREMAGQLVSGVKASAASYKPHNVSNSHCPSCGTRLLEKKTKRGLLLTCPNEDCGYKRSGDKRLSNRRCPQCHKKMEMKEGKAGMYVQCLSCGITEVLNKDSKHVNKREQQKLVKQYAKQESLGSNLGELLKAALEQKQD; via the coding sequence ATGAAGATTTTAGTGCTGGCAGAAAAGCCCTCTGTCGCCCGTGAAATTGCGCGTGTGATGGGAAGCCGCGATAAACATAAAAGCTATTTTGAAGGACCTCGGTATGTCGTCACCTGGGCGCTGGGCCATTTGGTGGGACTTGCTGAGCCTGAGGATTATGATAAGAAATATGCCACTTGGAGCTTAGAGGATCTTCCGATTCTTCCTGGAAAAATGAAGCTTAAGGTGCTGCGCGAAACCAGCCATCAATTCAAGGCGGTTCAACAGCTCATGCGCCGTTCAGATATTTCAGAACTTATCATAGCGACGGATGCGGCCAGAGAAGGTGAACTGCTCGCGCGCTGGGTGATGGATATGGTGAAATGGAACAAGCCGTTCCAGCGGCTGTGGATCTCTTCGCAGACCGATAAGGCCATCAAGGAAGGCTTTGCCTCACTGAAGCCCGGCCATCAATTCGATCGGCTGTATGAATCGGCACGCTGCCGTGCTGAGGCGGATTGGATGGTCGGCCTGAATATCACTCGTGCGCTGACAACCAAGTTCAGTGCCCAGCTGTCGGCAGGACGGGTGCAGACACCTACCCTGGGGATGATTATGCAGCGTGAGCAGGAAATAACCTCGTTCCGCTCGGAAGAATACTCCCAGATTCGAGCTGATCTGGGCGGTTTTGAGGCGCAGTGGCGTTCACCCCAGGGCGAATCCCGGATTTTTGACGAATCTAAGGCTAAAGCGCTCCAGTCCAAGCTTGCAGACCAGACCGGGCGGGTTGTGAAGCTAAAGAAGACGGATAAGAGTGTGCCTCATCCCCTGGCTTACGATCTGACCGAGCTTCAGAGGGATGCGAACCGTCGGCTTGGCTTCTCGGCCAAACAGACATCTAACGTGCTTCAACGGCTCTATGAGCAGCATAAGCTGGTTACCTACCCGCGAACGGATTCAAGGTATTTGACGAGCGATATGATTGGGACGCTGAAAGAACGACTTAGCTCAGTTGCTGTCGGTCCGTATGCGCCACTGGCGCGACCGCTGCTGCGCAAGGATTTGCACGTAGGCAAGCGGGTGGTGGATGACAGCAAGGTCACAGACCACCATGCAATTATTCCGACCGAGCAAACGGTGCTGCTGAATGCGCTGAGTAGTGATGAGCGCAAACTGTATGATCTGATTGTCCGCCGGTTTATCAGTCTGTTCTATGGACCTGCAAAATATGACCAGGTTGCGGTGGCTGTCGACATTGCCGGTGAGACTTTCCATGCCAAGGGGACAACGGTAAAGGACAGTGGCTGGCAGGCTGTCTATGACGGAGAACACCTCGAAGAGGAAGGTGAGGACCCCGCTGATGAAGCGGAATCAACCCTTCCTGAGCTGAAGGAAGGCATGACGCTGCAGGTGAAGCGAAGCCGCATTGTTCCTGGCCGCACTCAGCCGCCGAAGCGCTATACCGAGGCGGCCCTGCTGTCGCAGATGGAGAAGCACGGACTCGGTACTCCGGCTACCCGGGCGGATATTATCGAGAAGCTGGTCAGCTCAGATACGATTGAGCGTCAGGGTGGAGTGCTTCATCCTACGGGTAAAGGGAAGCAGCTAATTGAGCTTGCTCCCGCAGAGCTCCGCTCACCGGAGCTGACGGCGAAATGGGAAGCGGAGCTTGAGCGGATTGCACGCGGTCAAGGGAAGCCAGATCCGTTCCTGCGCGGTATTCGTGAAATGGCGGGACAGCTTGTCTCTGGCGTCAAAGCTAGTGCCGCCTCTTACAAGCCGCATAACGTCTCGAACAGTCACTGCCCGTCATGTGGGACCCGTCTGCTGGAGAAGAAGACCAAGCGCGGGCTGCTCTTGACCTGTCCGAATGAAGATTGCGGCTATAAGCGTTCCGGTGACAAACGGCTCTCGAATCGCCGCTGCCCTCAGTGCCATAAGAAGATGGAAATGAAGGAAGGCAAGGCGGGGATGTATGTGCAGTGCCTGAGCTGCGGTATTACCGAGGTCTTGAACAAGGACAGCAAGCATGTTAACAAGCGTGAGCAGCAAAAGCTGGTTAAGCAATATGCGAAGCAGGAATCCTTGGGCTCGAACCTTGGTGAGCTGCTAAAGGCTGCGCTGGAGCAGAAGCAGGATTAA
- a CDS encoding DUF1294 domain-containing protein, with amino-acid sequence MREILIVWFVFINLIGYLVMSDDKRRARKRRERIPERTLFLLAWIGGALGVLIAMYSKRHKTRHMSFVIGVPLLLFLNAALYVYLLL; translated from the coding sequence ATGAGGGAAATATTGATAGTCTGGTTCGTCTTCATCAATCTGATCGGGTACCTGGTGATGTCTGATGATAAGCGCCGGGCTAGGAAGAGGCGGGAGCGAATTCCGGAGCGGACCCTGTTCCTGCTCGCATGGATCGGCGGTGCCTTGGGCGTGCTCATAGCGATGTACAGCAAACGGCATAAGACCCGGCATATGAGCTTTGTGATCGGCGTGCCGCTGCTGTTGTTTTTGAATGCAGCCTTGTATGTGTACTTGCTGCTGTAG
- a CDS encoding universal stress protein: MYSKILVAYDGSKASNKALDRAIELAKLSPNAELEVIHVFDFPRFYVAEGFAPVPATMNQEFYELAEKTVEEAKRRLEEAGMSGTVELAQGSAAEVILDYADKHDNDVIVIGSRGLGGIREFVLGSVSHNVVQHARIPVIVIK; encoded by the coding sequence ATGTATTCCAAAATTCTAGTAGCTTATGATGGTTCCAAAGCTTCGAATAAAGCGCTCGACAGAGCGATTGAGCTGGCCAAGCTGTCCCCGAACGCTGAGCTTGAAGTGATCCATGTATTTGATTTTCCTCGCTTTTATGTAGCAGAAGGCTTTGCTCCTGTACCGGCAACGATGAACCAAGAGTTCTATGAGCTTGCAGAGAAGACTGTCGAGGAGGCGAAGAGACGTCTGGAGGAGGCGGGCATGTCTGGCACAGTGGAGCTCGCACAAGGCTCGGCTGCAGAGGTTATTCTGGATTATGCAGATAAGCACGACAACGATGTGATCGTTATTGGCAGCCGCGGACTTGGGGGCATTCGCGAATTCGTGCTGGGCAGTGTCAGCCACAATGTAGTACAGCATGCACGAATCCCGGTTATTGTAATTAAATAA
- the purE gene encoding 5-(carboxyamino)imidazole ribonucleotide mutase, translating into MSAQVAVIMGSKSDWETMAHACNVLEELGVAYEKKVVSAHRTPDLMFEYAEGASSRGIKVIIAGAGGAAHLPGMVAAKTPLPVIGVPVKSAALSGLDSLLSIVQMPGGIPVATVAIGKAGAINAGLLAAQILGAFDEELMGRVQARRDRIRDEVLESSDSLGDVSL; encoded by the coding sequence ATGTCAGCGCAGGTGGCTGTAATTATGGGCAGCAAGTCAGATTGGGAAACGATGGCACATGCTTGTAATGTTCTTGAGGAGCTTGGGGTTGCCTATGAGAAAAAGGTAGTCTCGGCGCACAGAACACCGGACCTGATGTTTGAATATGCGGAGGGCGCTAGCTCGCGCGGCATCAAGGTCATCATTGCCGGAGCAGGCGGGGCTGCGCATCTGCCAGGCATGGTTGCGGCCAAGACGCCGCTTCCGGTTATTGGTGTGCCGGTAAAGTCGGCGGCGCTCAGCGGTCTGGACTCGCTGCTGTCGATTGTACAGATGCCGGGCGGTATTCCGGTGGCGACGGTTGCGATCGGCAAGGCCGGCGCCATCAACGCAGGACTGCTTGCCGCGCAGATACTCGGAGCCTTCGATGAGGAGCTGATGGGCCGGGTTCAGGCTCGCCGGGACCGCATTCGCGATGAGGTGCTTGAGAGCAGCGACAGTCTGGGAGATGTGAGCTTATGA
- the purK gene encoding 5-(carboxyamino)imidazole ribonucleotide synthase, with product MSRGDCVQPGSTIGVLGGGQLGRMMALAGSSLGYRFVTLDPTKDSPCGQVAEQIVAGYADKEAARELAAKADVITYEFENVDAEVAALLEELSQVPQGSKLLHTTQHRLREKRAIEAADVKVAPYAEIRSEEELRQAAERLGLPSVLKTATGGYDGKGQWVIRSREEIPEAYAALSAGGAELVLEQFIAFDKELSVIAARSPRGEIKTFPVAENIHVDNILHASIVPARVPAPVQAEAEKLAAAIAESMGAVGLLAVELFLTRDGELYVNELAPRPHNSGHYTMEACTTSQFEQHVRAVCNLPLGEVRLLSPVVMVNVLGEHLEEVVQRVVSGIWQSSGEQSKAIVPKVHLYGKSGSAPKRKMGHINLLCEQVQDGLDWIEQTKIWRNQQG from the coding sequence ATGAGCCGCGGCGACTGCGTGCAGCCAGGATCTACGATCGGTGTCCTGGGCGGTGGCCAGCTGGGCCGGATGATGGCACTTGCCGGCAGCAGCCTCGGTTACCGGTTCGTGACCTTGGACCCGACCAAAGACAGCCCTTGCGGGCAAGTGGCAGAACAGATTGTTGCCGGCTATGCGGACAAGGAAGCAGCCCGGGAGCTGGCAGCCAAGGCGGATGTGATCACCTACGAATTCGAGAATGTGGATGCTGAGGTAGCAGCGCTGCTAGAGGAGCTCTCACAGGTGCCTCAGGGTAGTAAGCTGCTGCATACTACGCAGCATCGCCTGCGGGAGAAGCGGGCGATTGAAGCAGCCGATGTGAAGGTAGCTCCGTATGCGGAGATTCGCAGCGAAGAGGAGCTTCGCCAGGCAGCCGAGCGCTTGGGACTGCCAAGCGTGCTGAAGACCGCGACGGGCGGCTATGACGGCAAGGGTCAATGGGTAATCCGCAGCCGGGAAGAGATTCCTGAGGCTTACGCGGCACTTAGCGCGGGCGGGGCAGAGCTGGTGCTGGAACAGTTCATCGCTTTTGACAAAGAGCTGTCGGTGATTGCGGCTAGAAGCCCGCGCGGTGAGATTAAAACTTTTCCCGTGGCAGAGAATATTCATGTGGACAACATCCTGCATGCTTCGATCGTTCCGGCGAGAGTGCCGGCTCCGGTGCAGGCTGAAGCAGAGAAGCTGGCTGCAGCGATTGCTGAGTCTATGGGAGCGGTCGGGCTGCTTGCGGTAGAGCTTTTCCTGACAAGGGATGGGGAGCTGTACGTCAATGAATTGGCACCGCGGCCGCATAATTCGGGACATTACACGATGGAGGCCTGCACGACTTCACAGTTCGAGCAGCATGTGCGGGCTGTATGCAACCTGCCGCTGGGTGAAGTGAGACTGCTTAGCCCTGTGGTGATGGTTAATGTGTTAGGCGAGCATTTGGAGGAAGTCGTTCAGCGTGTGGTGTCAGGGATCTGGCAGTCGTCTGGAGAGCAGAGTAAGGCGATCGTGCCAAAGGTTCACCTGTACGGAAAGAGCGGGTCCGCCCCGAAACGGAAAATGGGACATATCAATCTGCTGTGTGAGCAAGTGCAAGACGGACTTGATTGGATAGAGCAAACCAAGATATGGAGGAATCAACAAGGATGA